In Mycolicibacterium mucogenicum DSM 44124, the following are encoded in one genomic region:
- the nei2 gene encoding endonuclease VIII Nei2, translated as MPEGDTVFHTAAILREALQGKTLTRCDIRVPKFATVDLTGQTVEDVISRGKHLFIRTAEASIHSHLKMEGKWQVNTRPRRPDHKTRIILETKDIQAVGSELGTLEVLKRDHDEEPVKHLGPDLLGPDWDPHRAAQNLTQDPDRALHEALLDQRNLAGVGNVYANELCFIVGRRPTAPVSTVKDPLRLAQRARDMLWLNRNRWNRTTTGDTRPGRQLWVYGRAGQACRRCGTLIESGDRNRHQNLDVVGDLNNLTDRITFWCPLCQP; from the coding sequence ATGCCCGAAGGCGACACGGTTTTTCACACCGCAGCGATCCTCCGCGAGGCGCTGCAGGGAAAGACGCTGACGCGCTGCGACATTCGCGTGCCGAAGTTCGCCACCGTCGACCTCACCGGCCAGACGGTCGAGGACGTCATCAGCCGCGGCAAGCACCTGTTCATCCGGACCGCCGAGGCCAGCATCCATTCGCATCTCAAGATGGAGGGCAAGTGGCAGGTCAACACCAGGCCCCGCCGGCCCGACCACAAGACGAGAATCATCCTGGAAACCAAGGACATCCAAGCGGTGGGTTCAGAACTCGGCACCCTGGAAGTCCTCAAACGGGACCACGACGAGGAACCCGTCAAACACCTCGGCCCGGACCTTCTCGGCCCGGACTGGGATCCACACCGGGCAGCCCAGAACCTCACCCAGGACCCGGACAGGGCGCTGCATGAAGCGCTACTCGACCAACGCAACCTCGCGGGCGTCGGCAACGTCTACGCCAATGAGCTGTGCTTCATCGTCGGCCGCCGCCCGACCGCCCCGGTCAGCACAGTGAAAGACCCGCTGCGGCTGGCGCAGCGGGCCCGGGACATGTTGTGGTTGAACAGAAACCGATGGAACCGCACGACAACGGGCGATACCCGACCCGGCCGTCAACTCTGGGTGTACGGCCGGGCCGGGCAGGCGTGTCGCAGGTGCGGGACGCTGATCGAATCAGGCGACCGGAACCGGCACCAGAACCTCGACGTCGTCGGCGACCTCAACAACCTCACTGACCGGATCACCTTCTGGTGCCCGCTTTGTCAGCCATGA
- a CDS encoding fatty acid desaturase family protein, whose amino-acid sequence MAQRPAPMTPEQFDEFGRALDTIRERHLADLGDRDSDYIRNIIAMQRKLEVGGRALLFLPPAWPVGTVMLGLSKILDNMEIGHNVMHGQYDWMGDPALRGQNFEWDSACPSNQWRHSHNYMHHTYTNIVDMDRDIGYGILRMSEDQKWSPYYLGNPVYAFLLMVFFQYGVALHELETERIRSGEIRLRDKKDMLREMWAKVRKQTVKDYVAFPLLAGPFLPFVFAGNMTANLMRNVWSYVIIFCGHFPEGTHEFTIEETKSETRGQWYYRQLLGSANLSGGKWFHIFSGNLSFQIEHHLFPDIPAHRYAEISPEVKALCEKYDLPYNSGPIHKQFFSVVKKICRLALPDSWLTKRAPEGDPVSEVVEVADDVEVLVPVPVA is encoded by the coding sequence ATGGCTCAACGTCCCGCCCCCATGACCCCCGAGCAGTTCGACGAATTCGGCCGCGCGCTCGACACCATCCGCGAACGCCACCTCGCCGACCTCGGAGACCGCGACTCCGACTACATCCGCAACATCATCGCCATGCAGCGCAAGCTGGAGGTCGGTGGCCGCGCCCTGCTGTTCCTGCCGCCGGCCTGGCCCGTCGGCACCGTGATGCTCGGTCTGTCGAAAATCCTGGACAACATGGAGATCGGCCACAACGTCATGCACGGCCAGTACGACTGGATGGGTGACCCGGCGCTGCGCGGCCAGAACTTCGAATGGGATTCGGCCTGCCCGTCCAACCAGTGGCGGCACTCGCACAACTACATGCACCACACCTACACCAACATCGTCGACATGGACCGCGACATCGGCTACGGCATCCTGCGGATGAGCGAGGACCAGAAGTGGAGCCCGTACTACCTGGGCAACCCGGTCTACGCCTTCCTGCTGATGGTGTTCTTCCAGTACGGCGTCGCGCTGCACGAGCTGGAGACCGAGCGCATCCGCAGCGGTGAAATCCGCCTGCGGGACAAGAAGGACATGCTGCGTGAGATGTGGGCGAAGGTCCGCAAGCAGACCGTCAAGGACTACGTGGCGTTCCCGCTGCTGGCCGGACCGTTCCTGCCGTTCGTGTTCGCCGGCAACATGACCGCCAACCTGATGCGCAACGTGTGGTCGTACGTGATCATCTTCTGCGGTCACTTCCCCGAGGGCACCCACGAGTTCACCATCGAGGAGACCAAGAGCGAGACCCGCGGCCAGTGGTACTACCGCCAGCTGCTGGGTTCGGCGAACCTGTCCGGCGGCAAGTGGTTCCACATCTTCAGCGGCAACCTGTCGTTCCAGATCGAGCACCACCTGTTCCCCGACATCCCGGCGCACCGTTACGCGGAAATCTCGCCCGAGGTCAAGGCACTGTGCGAGAAGTACGACCTGCCCTACAACAGCGGTCCGATCCACAAGCAGTTCTTCTCGGTGGTCAAGAAGATCTGCCGCCTGGCCCTCCCGGACTCATGGCTGACAAAGCGGGCACCAGAAGGTGATCCGGTCAGTGAGGTTGTTGAGGTCGCCGACGACGTCGAGGTTCTGGTGCCGGTTCCGGTCGCCTGA
- a CDS encoding ferredoxin reductase, with product MFTETLSRRVRRSALVGILTGPHGVDRYTEVFDRTWTVNDARAKVVAVRRQTPRSVTLTLQPNDAWQGFKAGQHINLTVEIDGRRRTRCYSPANSEGSPVIELTVGLHDGGLVSTHLFEHAEPGMVVHLDSVGGDFVLPEQRPRRILLVSGGSGITPVLSMLRTLREENFDGEVAFLHYARNPEEAAYATELAATPGVKVLHSYTRSNRGDLSGHFGPDHLAAAMPNPDAVFVCGPPALVDAVKDLLPGAQSESFVPPVIAVPTDASGGNVAFTGSKVDVVDDGRSILEQAEAAGLNPTSGCRMGICHTCTRKKISGPVKNLITGAVSTAPDENIEICVTAPCGDVQIDL from the coding sequence ATGTTCACCGAAACTTTGAGCCGCCGAGTACGGCGCTCCGCCCTGGTTGGCATCCTCACCGGCCCGCATGGCGTGGACCGGTACACCGAGGTTTTCGACCGCACCTGGACTGTCAACGATGCCCGCGCCAAGGTGGTCGCGGTCCGTCGGCAGACGCCGCGCAGCGTCACCCTGACCCTGCAGCCCAACGACGCCTGGCAGGGCTTCAAAGCCGGCCAGCACATCAACCTGACCGTCGAGATCGACGGCCGTCGCCGCACCCGGTGCTACTCGCCGGCCAACTCCGAGGGCAGCCCGGTCATCGAACTGACCGTCGGCCTGCACGACGGCGGCCTGGTCTCCACCCACCTGTTCGAGCACGCCGAGCCCGGCATGGTCGTCCACCTCGACTCCGTCGGCGGTGACTTCGTCCTCCCCGAGCAGCGCCCGCGCCGCATCCTGCTGGTCTCGGGCGGCAGCGGCATCACCCCGGTGCTGTCGATGCTGCGCACGCTGCGTGAGGAGAACTTCGACGGCGAGGTCGCGTTCCTCCACTACGCCCGCAACCCCGAAGAGGCCGCGTACGCCACCGAGCTGGCGGCGACACCCGGCGTGAAGGTGCTGCACAGCTACACCCGGTCCAACCGCGGCGACCTCAGCGGCCACTTCGGCCCGGATCACCTGGCCGCCGCCATGCCCAACCCCGATGCCGTGTTCGTCTGCGGCCCGCCGGCCTTGGTCGACGCGGTCAAGGACCTGCTGCCGGGCGCGCAGTCCGAGAGCTTCGTGCCCCCGGTCATCGCCGTCCCGACCGACGCCTCCGGCGGCAACGTCGCCTTCACCGGGAGCAAGGTCGACGTCGTCGATGACGGCCGCTCGATCCTCGAGCAGGCCGAGGCCGCCGGCCTGAACCCGACCAGCGGCTGCCGGATGGGCATCTGCCACACCTGCACCCGCAAGAAGATCAGCGGCCCCGTGAAGAACCTGATCACCGGCGCCGTCTCGACCGCGCCCGACGAAAACATCGAAATCTGCGTGACCGCCCCGTGCGGCGACGTCCAGATCGACCTCTAG
- a CDS encoding TetR family transcriptional regulator, whose amino-acid sequence MNSRTPGSRDRRSSRSSSSRVQDNLSREERKEATRRAIIAAALKLLDEDSFSALSLREVTREAGIVPAAFYRHFETMDALGLVLIDESFRALREMLRGGRAGQLDPKRIIESSVDILFNSVAERPEHWRFISRERNSGVTALRYAIRTEIRLITSELAIDLGRLPGLTTWSAEDLNIVAGLFVNTMMTTAESIDDANDAKALDDVKRTARKQLRMIAVGVAGWHSG is encoded by the coding sequence GTGAACAGTCGTACCCCTGGTTCACGCGACCGGAGGTCCAGCCGCTCATCAAGCTCTCGCGTCCAGGACAACCTCTCTCGCGAAGAGCGCAAGGAAGCCACCCGCCGCGCCATCATCGCGGCCGCCCTCAAGCTGCTCGACGAGGACAGTTTCAGCGCGCTCAGCCTGCGTGAGGTCACCCGCGAGGCCGGCATCGTGCCGGCGGCCTTCTATCGGCACTTCGAAACCATGGACGCCCTCGGCCTGGTCCTGATCGACGAGTCGTTCCGCGCCCTGCGGGAAATGCTCCGTGGTGGCCGCGCCGGCCAACTCGACCCCAAACGCATCATCGAGTCCTCGGTCGACATCCTGTTCAACAGCGTCGCCGAACGCCCCGAGCACTGGCGCTTCATCAGCCGTGAACGCAACAGCGGTGTCACCGCGCTGCGCTATGCGATCCGCACGGAAATCCGGTTGATCACCTCAGAGCTCGCGATCGACCTGGGCCGGCTGCCCGGGCTCACCACCTGGAGCGCCGAGGACCTGAACATCGTGGCCGGGCTGTTCGTCAACACGATGATGACCACCGCCGAATCCATCGACGACGCCAACGACGCCAAGGCACTGGACGACGTCAAGCGGACCGCGCGCAAGCAGCTGCGCATGATCGCCGTCGGCGTGGCCGGGTGGCACAGCGGCTAA
- a CDS encoding enoyl-CoA hydratase/isomerase family protein → MTTLSLAYPRPDIAVLTLNRPEKLNALNFELVEALHSTLEEIHRNNECRVVVLTGAGRGFCSGLDLSDPNPPEAGGGLEFPRSGMRWQERIAELTTRIQNLRQPVIAAVNGPAYGGGFAVALAADLRIAGPGARFCTQFIKLGIGGCDIGVSYTLPRIVGAGQAFDLILTARTVEADEALRLGLVSRLSDDDVVADALAIAETLCSYGKFGVESTKQVLWANLEAPSLQAALHVENRSQILAASAHIDLAAKAFGPQ, encoded by the coding sequence ATGACAACGCTGTCGCTCGCCTATCCACGCCCTGATATCGCCGTCCTCACGCTGAACCGGCCGGAAAAACTCAACGCGCTGAATTTCGAACTCGTCGAGGCCCTGCACAGCACGCTCGAGGAGATCCACCGGAACAACGAGTGCCGTGTCGTCGTGCTCACCGGCGCCGGCCGCGGATTCTGTTCCGGCCTGGACCTTTCCGACCCCAACCCCCCGGAAGCCGGTGGCGGACTGGAATTTCCGCGCTCGGGCATGCGCTGGCAGGAACGTATCGCCGAGCTGACCACCCGTATCCAGAATCTGCGCCAGCCGGTGATCGCCGCGGTCAACGGGCCGGCATACGGCGGCGGTTTCGCCGTCGCGCTGGCCGCCGACCTCCGGATCGCGGGGCCCGGCGCACGGTTCTGCACCCAGTTCATCAAGCTGGGCATCGGCGGCTGCGACATCGGGGTGAGCTACACCCTTCCCCGGATCGTCGGCGCCGGGCAGGCATTCGATCTGATTCTCACGGCCCGGACGGTCGAGGCCGACGAGGCACTGCGCCTGGGCCTGGTCTCGCGACTGTCGGACGACGACGTCGTCGCTGACGCCCTGGCCATCGCCGAAACCCTGTGCAGCTACGGGAAATTCGGTGTCGAGTCGACCAAGCAGGTGCTGTGGGCCAACCTCGAGGCCCCCAGCCTGCAGGCCGCACTGCACGTCGAGAACCGCAGCCAGATTCTCGCCGCCTCGGCCCACATCGATTTGGCAGCAAAGGCTTTCGGCCCCCAGTAG
- a CDS encoding RND family transporter, whose product MSANRVPDFIRRYSVLIAFFWLALAVVTNVFVPQLETVAESHNVSLSPTDAPSLQAAKQIGKVFQEFNSDSSAMIVLEGDKPLGADAHHYYDGLIEKLTADTKHVQHVQNFWGDPLTAAGSQSADGKAALVQVYLAGNQGESLANESVDSVRKIIESTPSPSGLKVYLTGAAPLITDQFEVGRHGTLKTTLITIGVIMVMLFSLYRRITTVIVVIFTVMMELTASRGVVASLANAGIIELSTYSTNLLTLLVIAAGTDYAIFLLGRFHEARYAGQDRVEAYHTMYHGTSHIILGSGLTIAGAVFCLTFTRLPYFESLGIPAGTGVLVAVVAALTLAPALLCIGRHFGLFEPVRQLQTQGWRRIGTAIVRWPGPILAVTVAVALIGLIALPGYKTSYDTRPYMPADAPANIGYAAAERHFSQARLNPELLMIEADHDLRNSTDMILLERVAKAVFHTDGIAQVQSITRPLGTPLDHSSIPFLISAGNAGQINNLPFQQARSADLLKQVEVINNSIDILRQQYALQQQSSGITHEQATAFQQTVATAQDLRDKIANFDDFFRPLRNYFYWEPHCYDIPVCAALRSIFDALDGIDDLTDQLNDVAGSIAKLDALQPKLLALIPPQIASQQTNRELTMTNYATNKGLNDQAAASLQNATALGQAYDASKTDDSFYLPPEAFTNPEFQRGMKLFMSPDGKAARMIITHDGDPATPEGISHIAAIRHAAQQAVKGTPLGGSKVYLAGTAATYKDIQDGAKYDLMIAGIAALSLILLVMMFITRSIVAAVIIVGTVALSLGASFGLSVLIWQDIFGIELYWIVLALAVILLLAVGSDYNLLLVSRFKEEIHAGINTGIIRAMAGSGAVVTSAGLVFAATMASFVFADLRVLGQIGTTIALGLLFDTLIVRSFMTPAIAALLGRWFWWPLKVRPRPASQMLQPYGSRSAVRQLLLWEDGDPAVTGSGAGARRYGGDA is encoded by the coding sequence ATGAGCGCCAACCGCGTGCCCGACTTCATCCGGCGATACTCGGTGCTGATCGCCTTCTTCTGGCTGGCGTTGGCCGTCGTCACGAATGTCTTTGTGCCGCAATTGGAGACCGTCGCCGAGTCGCACAACGTGTCGCTGAGTCCGACGGACGCGCCGTCGCTGCAGGCGGCGAAGCAGATCGGCAAGGTGTTCCAGGAGTTCAACTCCGACAGTTCGGCCATGATCGTCCTGGAGGGCGACAAGCCCTTGGGGGCGGACGCGCACCACTACTACGACGGCCTGATCGAGAAGCTCACCGCCGACACCAAACACGTCCAGCACGTGCAGAACTTCTGGGGCGACCCGCTGACGGCAGCCGGTTCGCAGAGCGCCGACGGCAAGGCCGCACTGGTGCAGGTCTATCTCGCCGGCAATCAGGGTGAGTCGCTGGCCAACGAGTCCGTCGACTCCGTCCGCAAGATCATCGAATCCACCCCGTCGCCATCAGGTTTGAAGGTGTATCTCACCGGCGCTGCGCCCCTGATCACCGACCAGTTCGAGGTGGGCCGGCACGGCACGCTGAAGACCACCCTGATCACCATCGGCGTCATCATGGTGATGCTGTTCTCGCTGTACCGCCGGATCACGACGGTGATCGTGGTGATCTTCACCGTGATGATGGAGCTGACGGCCTCTCGTGGCGTCGTCGCGTCGCTGGCCAACGCCGGCATCATCGAGCTGTCGACGTACTCAACAAACCTGTTGACGCTCTTGGTCATTGCCGCGGGTACCGATTACGCGATATTCCTCCTCGGCCGCTTCCATGAGGCCCGGTATGCGGGGCAGGACCGGGTCGAGGCGTACCACACCATGTATCACGGGACGTCACACATCATCCTGGGATCGGGCCTGACGATCGCCGGCGCGGTGTTCTGCCTGACGTTCACCCGGCTGCCGTACTTCGAGAGCCTCGGAATCCCGGCCGGCACAGGCGTTCTCGTAGCCGTGGTCGCCGCGTTGACGCTCGCGCCCGCGCTGTTGTGCATCGGCCGGCACTTCGGTCTCTTCGAACCCGTGCGCCAGCTGCAGACTCAGGGCTGGCGGCGCATCGGTACGGCCATCGTGCGTTGGCCCGGTCCCATCCTGGCGGTCACCGTCGCGGTGGCCCTCATCGGCCTGATCGCCCTGCCCGGGTACAAGACGAGTTACGACACCCGCCCGTACATGCCGGCCGACGCGCCCGCCAACATCGGCTACGCCGCCGCCGAACGGCACTTCTCCCAGGCCCGGCTCAATCCCGAACTGCTCATGATCGAAGCCGATCACGATCTGCGGAACTCCACCGACATGATCCTGCTCGAGCGCGTCGCGAAAGCCGTCTTCCACACCGACGGCATCGCGCAGGTGCAGTCGATCACCCGGCCGCTGGGGACGCCGCTGGACCACTCGTCGATACCGTTCCTGATCAGCGCCGGGAACGCCGGCCAGATCAACAACCTGCCCTTCCAGCAGGCACGTAGCGCCGACCTGCTCAAGCAGGTCGAGGTGATCAACAACTCGATCGACATTCTGCGGCAACAGTATGCGCTGCAACAGCAGTCGAGCGGTATCACCCACGAGCAGGCCACGGCGTTTCAGCAGACGGTCGCGACGGCCCAGGATCTGCGCGACAAGATCGCCAACTTCGACGACTTCTTCCGCCCGCTGCGCAACTACTTCTACTGGGAACCGCACTGCTACGACATCCCGGTCTGCGCTGCCCTGCGGTCCATATTCGACGCGCTCGACGGCATCGACGACCTGACCGATCAGCTGAACGACGTCGCGGGGAGCATCGCCAAACTCGATGCGCTGCAGCCGAAGCTGCTCGCGTTGATCCCGCCGCAGATCGCCAGCCAGCAGACCAACCGCGAACTGACGATGACCAATTACGCCACGAACAAAGGGCTCAACGACCAGGCTGCCGCATCGCTGCAGAACGCCACCGCACTGGGCCAGGCGTACGACGCGTCGAAGACCGACGACTCCTTCTATCTACCGCCGGAGGCGTTCACCAACCCCGAGTTCCAGCGCGGTATGAAGCTGTTCATGTCGCCCGACGGCAAGGCCGCCCGCATGATCATCACGCACGACGGCGATCCCGCGACGCCGGAAGGCATTTCGCACATCGCCGCCATCAGGCATGCCGCGCAGCAGGCCGTCAAGGGGACGCCGTTGGGCGGCTCGAAGGTCTATCTCGCCGGAACCGCGGCCACCTACAAGGACATTCAGGACGGCGCCAAATACGACCTCATGATCGCCGGTATCGCCGCGCTGAGTCTGATCCTGCTGGTGATGATGTTCATCACCCGCAGCATCGTCGCCGCCGTCATCATCGTCGGTACCGTGGCGCTGTCGCTGGGCGCATCGTTCGGACTCTCTGTACTGATCTGGCAGGACATCTTCGGCATCGAGCTGTACTGGATCGTGTTGGCGCTGGCCGTCATTCTGCTGTTGGCGGTGGGGTCGGACTACAACCTGCTGCTGGTCTCGCGGTTCAAGGAGGAGATCCACGCCGGTATCAACACCGGCATCATCCGCGCGATGGCGGGGTCCGGCGCGGTGGTCACCTCTGCCGGGCTGGTGTTCGCCGCGACCATGGCGTCCTTCGTGTTCGCGGACCTTCGAGTGCTCGGCCAGATCGGCACGACAATCGCCCTCGGGCTGCTGTTCGACACGTTGATCGTGCGCTCGTTCATGACACCGGCCATCGCGGCGCTGCTCGGCCGGTGGTTCTGGTGGCCGCTCAAGGTACGGCCACGCCCCGCCAGCCAGATGCTGCAGCCCTACGGATCCCGCTCGGCCGTGCGCCAACTGTTGTTGTGGGAAGACGGCGATCCGGCGGTCACGGGATCGGGTGCAGGTGCGCGACGGTACGGAGGAGACGCATGA
- a CDS encoding MmpS family transport accessory protein, protein MQQVSIRRRLGRHWMYVVAVVVVVVAGFAVYRLHGIFASHDVTSTPSGAVNDIVPFNPKHVVMEVYGPPGTVATVTYLDVNAQPQRADAVTLPWTYDTTTTQPAVFVNLQAQGDSNSIGCRITIDDAVKDERTVNTVHAFTYCLDKSG, encoded by the coding sequence ATGCAGCAGGTTTCGATCAGACGCCGACTCGGCCGGCACTGGATGTATGTGGTGGCCGTGGTGGTGGTCGTGGTCGCCGGGTTCGCGGTGTACCGATTGCACGGCATCTTCGCCTCGCATGACGTCACCTCGACCCCAAGCGGTGCGGTGAACGACATCGTGCCGTTCAACCCCAAACATGTGGTGATGGAGGTCTACGGGCCGCCGGGCACCGTGGCCACCGTCACCTACCTGGACGTCAATGCCCAACCACAGCGCGCCGACGCCGTCACCTTGCCGTGGACCTACGACACGACCACCACGCAGCCCGCGGTGTTCGTCAACCTGCAAGCCCAAGGCGACAGCAACTCGATCGGCTGCCGCATCACGATTGATGACGCCGTCAAGGACGAGAGAACGGTCAATACCGTGCACGCCTTCACCTACTGTCTGGACAAATCCGGATGA